The Brassica napus cultivar Da-Ae chromosome C7, Da-Ae, whole genome shotgun sequence genome has a segment encoding these proteins:
- the BNAC07G29920D gene encoding uncharacterized protein BNAC07G29920D: MITVAIAAELLEEYTLALARITATLLPPPSTSRRRRVRAPTSRGQADSSLPHSDVSSSCAPNYAAFLLNF; the protein is encoded by the coding sequence ATGATAACAGTAGCTATTGCCGCTGAGTTGCTTGAAGAATACACGTTGGCGCTAGCTCGCATCACCGCCACACTCCTCCCTCCACCATCAACAAGTCGCCGTCGAAGGGTGCGGGCTCCCACTAGCCGTGGCCAAGCTGATTCTTCCTTGCCTCACAGCGACGTCTCATCATCTTGCGCTCCAAATTACGCCGCGTTTCTCTTGAATTTCTGA
- the LOC106352075 gene encoding LOW QUALITY PROTEIN: putative F-box protein PP2-B12 (The sequence of the model RefSeq protein was modified relative to this genomic sequence to represent the inferred CDS: deleted 2 bases in 1 codon), which yields MTMEMNLLDLSEECIAAVIYFTSPHDACRISAVSKLRRSAAEAESNAAWEKFLPFDPRLVVDHSLSRLSNNHLFLRFCESHLLIDDGRTVKLLERSGKKCWMLSARKLEIVWVDSPKYWLWISIPDSRFEEVAALLMVCWFEIRGNISSREDGWLEIELGEYYVGFDEEELVMSVLETREGGWKGGIIVQEIEIRPK from the exons ATGACAATGGAgatgaatcttcttgatttatCGGAAGAATGCATAGCCGCCGTGATTTATTTCACCAGCCCCCACGACGCCTGCCGTATCTCCGCCGTCTCCAAGTTACGTCGCTCAGCCGCCGAG GCCGAGTCCAACGCCGCGTGGGAGAAATTTCTTCCCTTTGATCCTCGTCTGGTGGTTGATCATTCTCTGTCTAGGTTATCTAATAACCATCTCTTCCTCCGTTTCTGTGAATCCCATCTTCTCATCGATGATGGCAGAACGGTAA agCTTTTGGAGAGAAGCGGGAAGAAATGTTGGATGCTATCTGCAAGGAAACTAGAGATCGTTTGGGTTGATTCTCCTAAATACTGGTTATGGATTTCGATTCCGGACTCAAG GTTTGAGGAAGTTGCAGCACTTCTAATGGTGTGTTGGTTTGAGATCCGAGGCAACATAAGCTC ACGAG AAGATGGGTGGTTGGAGATTGAACTTGGTGAGTATTATGTCGGTTTTGATGAGGAGGAGCTCGTGATGAGCGTCTTAGAGACTAGAGAAGGTGGCTGGAAAGGTGGGATCATCGTTCAAGAGATCGAGATTAggccaaaatga